Proteins encoded within one genomic window of Bradyrhizobium sp. AZCC 1719:
- a CDS encoding HoxN/HupN/NixA family nickel/cobalt transporter — translation MFGILGLGFLLGMQHALEADHIAAVSSIAARRSHVADIVKHGLTWGLGHTLTLFAFAGLAILLGRAIPDGVARPLETAVGLMLVGLGAHVLWRLWRDRVHFHQHGHGDGTVHFHAHSHAGEITPHARAAHIHEHGFRWRTLLVGLMHGMAGSAALLVLAVTQASSPAVGLGYIALFGVGSMIGMGALSTAIAVPLAVSARWLTWANRSLQGAVGLATIAIGIMTVVETVLA, via the coding sequence ATGTTCGGAATTCTGGGGCTGGGGTTTTTGCTGGGCATGCAGCATGCGCTCGAAGCCGATCATATCGCCGCCGTCTCCAGCATCGCCGCGCGCCGCAGCCATGTGGCCGATATCGTCAAGCATGGGCTGACCTGGGGGCTCGGCCATACGCTTACCTTGTTCGCCTTTGCCGGCCTCGCCATTCTGCTCGGCCGCGCGATCCCGGACGGCGTTGCCCGGCCGCTCGAGACCGCCGTCGGCCTCATGCTGGTCGGCCTCGGGGCGCATGTGCTGTGGCGGCTGTGGCGCGATAGGGTGCATTTTCATCAACACGGTCATGGCGACGGCACGGTGCATTTCCACGCCCACAGCCATGCCGGCGAAATCACGCCGCACGCCCGCGCCGCTCACATCCACGAACATGGTTTCCGCTGGCGGACCCTGCTGGTCGGCCTGATGCACGGCATGGCGGGCTCGGCCGCACTTCTGGTGCTCGCGGTCACGCAGGCGTCCAGCCCTGCCGTCGGGCTCGGCTATATCGCATTGTTCGGCGTCGGCTCGATGATCGGCATGGGCGCGCTGTCGACCGCGATCGCGGTGCCGCTTGCGGTCTCCGCCCGCTGGCTCACCTGGGCCAATCGCAGCTTGCAAGGGGCGGTGGGGCTGGCCACCATCGCGATCGGAATTATGACGGTGGTCGAGACGGTGTTGGCGTGA
- a CDS encoding Bug family tripartite tricarboxylate transporter substrate binding protein, with protein sequence MKRRDFLAGSAACSLAAMTGEAFAQAGPLTKIIFPFAAGGGGDALCRLLAQHISPLLDRNIIVENRTGGDGLIGIKAVKGANPDGTTILVTTGPTMYLLPMVETTPSFDAAKDFVPVSQLVRFEFCVFVGKAVPAEVKDFKQFVAWLKANPDQATFGVPSNGTIPHFTGSRLEQALGVKLTRVAYRGSAPIINDLVGGHMPFAISTLTDAIPQHRAGNLRILAVGSAQRSPFLPDAPTLRESGVDLVADAWYGMWLPAGASPDHAKKLSGAVATALAKPEVKEKLAVIGLIPVGSTPEGLTKELAANTAFWQPIVKETGYKITN encoded by the coding sequence ATGAAGCGCCGAGATTTTCTGGCCGGAAGCGCCGCGTGTTCGCTGGCGGCGATGACGGGCGAGGCATTCGCGCAGGCCGGGCCATTGACCAAAATCATCTTTCCCTTTGCCGCCGGCGGCGGCGGGGACGCACTTTGCCGGTTGCTGGCGCAGCACATCAGCCCATTGCTCGATCGCAACATCATCGTCGAGAACCGCACCGGCGGCGACGGGCTGATCGGCATCAAGGCGGTGAAGGGGGCCAATCCCGACGGCACCACCATCCTCGTCACCACGGGGCCGACGATGTATCTCTTGCCGATGGTCGAGACCACGCCGAGCTTCGACGCGGCAAAGGATTTCGTTCCGGTCAGCCAGCTCGTGCGGTTCGAATTCTGCGTCTTCGTCGGCAAAGCCGTCCCGGCCGAGGTCAAGGATTTCAAGCAATTCGTCGCCTGGCTGAAAGCCAATCCGGATCAGGCCACGTTCGGCGTGCCGAGCAACGGTACCATTCCGCATTTTACCGGCTCGCGGCTTGAGCAGGCGCTGGGCGTCAAGCTGACCCGTGTGGCCTATCGCGGCAGCGCGCCGATCATCAACGACCTCGTCGGCGGCCACATGCCATTCGCGATTTCCACATTGACCGATGCCATTCCGCAGCATCGCGCGGGCAACCTCCGGATTCTCGCGGTCGGCAGCGCGCAGCGCTCGCCGTTCCTGCCCGACGCGCCGACGCTTAGGGAGAGCGGCGTCGATCTGGTGGCGGATGCCTGGTACGGCATGTGGCTGCCGGCAGGCGCCTCGCCGGATCATGCGAAAAAGCTGAGCGGGGCAGTCGCCACCGCGCTCGCCAAGCCGGAGGTTAAGGAGAAGCTCGCAGTGATCGGCCTGATCCCGGTCGGCTCGACGCCCGAAGGCCTGACGAAGGAGCTCGCCGCCAACACCGCCTTCTGGCAGCCGATCGTGAAGGAGACGGGCTACAAGATCACGAACTAG